A section of the Gloeobacter violaceus PCC 7421 genome encodes:
- a CDS encoding metallophosphoesterase codes for MLTRRQLLLGGFAAVGGGAVVLPAWALHEADSLQFERVPVQVRGLDRPLKVAQLSDIHWDHANVPWRSIERAVEMVNALDVDLVALTGDFVTHHPQPIHELAPVLGALRSRHGSFAVLGNHDNVRYDSRRKIKKALERSGIAVLENRWTRVGELAVGGTGDLWFGPYDPARVLTPLRGRTPTLLLSHNPDTFWRLGDFRIDLQLSGHTHGGQVRLPGLGPVLALNNRLSRKVKDYLPELAAAWPYKGWVIKSNAWAGLYQQADNQLYVSRGMGRFKRLSIGCPPEVTLIELSPAA; via the coding sequence ATGCTCACCAGACGCCAACTCCTGCTCGGGGGCTTCGCGGCCGTGGGCGGCGGCGCCGTCGTCCTGCCCGCCTGGGCGCTGCACGAGGCCGATTCGTTGCAGTTTGAGCGGGTGCCGGTCCAGGTGCGCGGCCTCGACCGGCCGCTGAAAGTGGCGCAGTTGAGCGATATCCACTGGGATCACGCCAATGTGCCCTGGCGTTCGATCGAGCGGGCGGTGGAGATGGTCAACGCCCTCGACGTCGATCTGGTGGCCCTCACGGGCGACTTTGTCACCCACCATCCGCAGCCCATCCACGAACTGGCCCCAGTCCTGGGCGCTCTGCGCTCCCGCCACGGCAGCTTCGCGGTACTGGGCAACCACGACAACGTCCGCTACGACTCACGCCGCAAGATCAAAAAAGCCCTGGAGCGTTCCGGGATCGCGGTGCTCGAAAATCGCTGGACCCGGGTAGGCGAACTGGCAGTAGGCGGCACGGGCGATCTCTGGTTCGGCCCTTACGACCCCGCGCGCGTACTCACCCCATTGCGGGGCCGCACCCCGACACTGTTGCTCTCCCATAACCCCGACACCTTCTGGCGGCTGGGGGACTTTCGTATCGACCTGCAACTGTCCGGCCACACCCACGGCGGGCAGGTGCGGTTGCCGGGCCTCGGTCCGGTGCTCGCCTTGAACAATCGTCTGAGCCGAAAGGTGAAAGACTACTTGCCGGAACTGGCCGCCGCCTGGCCTTACAAAGGCTGGGTGATCAAATCGAACGCCTGGGCGGGGCTGTATCAACAGGCCGACAACCAGCTTTATGTGTCGCGGGGAATGGGCCGCTTCAAGCGTCTCAGCATCGGCTGTCCGCCGGAGGTGACGCTCATCGAGCTGTCGCCTGCGGCCTGA
- a CDS encoding PhoH family protein has protein sequence MPDSLTIHLPDIPSTLNLVGPAEENLRLLEAKTGAQLVLRGQDLVIAGTDEQIQRSQQIIYNLENLWQRGRRIGNIDLSSAERAVSTGRTEELQRLQRTVVAVNRRGEPLYTRTFGQWHYVQAIVRHDLTFGIGPAGTGKTYLAAVQAVLALQERRVERIILTRPAVEAGERLGFLPGDLQAKVSPYLRPLYDALYDFMEPERLMQLMEKGTIEVAPLAYMRGRTLSNAFVILDEAQNTTAEQMKMMLTRLGNASKMVVTGDPTQTDLPAGSRSGLALARRILSGVRGIAFCEFGREDVVRHPLVQRIVEAYEQFEASQASKQ, from the coding sequence ATGCCCGACAGCCTGACCATCCACCTGCCCGACATTCCAAGTACGCTCAACCTGGTCGGTCCCGCCGAAGAAAACTTGCGTCTACTGGAAGCAAAAACGGGAGCCCAACTGGTCCTGCGCGGTCAGGATCTGGTCATTGCCGGGACAGACGAGCAGATCCAACGCTCGCAGCAGATCATTTATAACCTCGAAAATCTCTGGCAGCGCGGCAGGCGCATCGGCAATATCGATCTTTCCAGTGCCGAGCGGGCGGTGAGCACCGGTCGCACCGAGGAACTCCAGCGTCTGCAGCGCACCGTGGTGGCCGTCAACCGTCGCGGCGAACCTCTCTATACCCGCACCTTCGGCCAGTGGCACTACGTGCAGGCCATCGTCAGGCACGATCTCACCTTCGGTATCGGTCCGGCGGGCACCGGCAAGACCTATCTGGCGGCGGTGCAGGCGGTGCTCGCCCTGCAGGAACGGCGCGTCGAACGCATCATCCTCACCCGCCCGGCAGTCGAAGCGGGCGAGCGGCTGGGGTTTTTGCCGGGGGATCTGCAGGCCAAAGTCAGTCCCTATCTGCGTCCCCTCTACGACGCGCTCTACGACTTTATGGAACCCGAGCGGCTGATGCAGCTGATGGAAAAAGGCACCATCGAGGTGGCTCCCCTCGCCTACATGCGCGGCCGGACACTTAGTAATGCCTTTGTGATTCTCGATGAAGCCCAGAACACCACCGCCGAGCAGATGAAGATGATGCTCACCCGGTTGGGCAACGCCTCGAAGATGGTCGTCACCGGCGATCCGACCCAGACGGATCTGCCCGCGGGCAGCCGCTCGGGGCTCGCCCTCGCCCGCCGGATCCTCTCCGGGGTGCGGGGGATCGCCTTTTGCGAGTTCGGCCGCGAAGATGTCGTGCGCCACCCGCTCGTGCAGCGCATCGTCGAAGCCTACGAACAATTCGAAGCGAGCCAGGCGAGCAAACAGTGA
- a CDS encoding choice-of-anchor tandem repeat GloVer-containing protein encodes MERYRQDRRLWMALGALGLLMALQATARAQLATLYQFDGRGGSSPYAGIVQGRDGHLYGSATTGGAYGKGTLYRLSAAGEFKVLHSFRGKEGAHPVARPAITPDGSLYGTTSAGGSAGRGTLYRRAPSGALTTLHSFDGDDGGNPFASLLLARDGHFYGTTSCVASPGLGTIFRLAADSRFKTLHTFKLQEGSDPFTGLVEGSDGQLYGTTVYDGPNNGGTVYRFSAAAGFSMLHAFQDSDSSTGTSPRAALMLAGDGHLYGTTVAGGSYGLGTIFKLSPEGEMTTLHSFRGVDGSRPYGSLIQGRDGRLYGTTVNGGKPSLMGGSAGKLSIFEDGDGTLFAITLEGRLKTLHVFGGEDGSHPVSTLMQGTDGHLYGTTAHGGRLDQGTVFKFVLPGERFPAASRDNPP; translated from the coding sequence ATGGAGCGATACCGGCAAGACAGGCGACTGTGGATGGCCCTCGGTGCTCTCGGTCTGCTGATGGCGTTGCAGGCGACTGCCCGTGCCCAACTGGCGACGCTCTACCAGTTCGATGGACGGGGCGGCTCCTCCCCCTATGCGGGCATCGTCCAGGGCCGGGATGGGCATCTCTACGGCAGCGCCACCACCGGCGGGGCCTACGGCAAGGGCACGCTGTATCGCCTGTCGGCGGCAGGCGAGTTCAAAGTCCTGCACAGCTTTCGCGGTAAGGAAGGCGCCCACCCGGTCGCCCGGCCGGCCATCACCCCCGACGGCTCCCTTTACGGCACCACCAGCGCCGGGGGTTCCGCCGGGCGCGGCACGCTCTACCGCAGAGCCCCGAGTGGAGCGCTCACCACTCTGCACAGTTTTGACGGCGACGACGGCGGCAATCCCTTCGCCAGTCTGCTTTTGGCCCGCGACGGCCACTTCTACGGCACCACCAGTTGCGTCGCTTCCCCGGGCCTGGGCACGATCTTCCGCCTCGCAGCGGACAGCCGCTTCAAGACATTGCACACCTTCAAGCTCCAGGAAGGTTCCGACCCGTTCACCGGCCTGGTGGAAGGCAGTGACGGCCAGTTGTACGGCACAACGGTCTACGACGGACCCAACAACGGCGGCACGGTCTACCGCTTTTCGGCCGCGGCCGGCTTCTCGATGCTCCATGCCTTTCAGGACAGCGACAGCAGCACCGGCACGAGCCCCCGGGCCGCGCTGATGCTCGCGGGCGACGGCCATCTCTACGGCACCACCGTCGCCGGGGGCAGCTATGGCCTGGGCACGATCTTCAAGTTGTCCCCAGAAGGGGAGATGACGACTCTGCACAGCTTCCGGGGCGTGGACGGCTCGCGGCCCTACGGTTCGCTGATCCAGGGCAGGGACGGCAGGCTCTACGGCACGACCGTCAACGGCGGCAAGCCGTCGCTGATGGGCGGCAGCGCGGGCAAACTGTCGATCTTCGAGGACGGCGACGGCACGCTCTTTGCGATCACCCTGGAGGGCCGCCTCAAGACGCTGCATGTCTTTGGCGGCGAGGACGGTTCCCATCCGGTCAGCACCCTGATGCAGGGCACGGACGGTCACCTGTACGGCACCACCGCCCACGGCGGCCGGCTCGATCAAGGCACCGTCTTCAAGTTCGTCTTGCCGGGGGAGCGCTTTCCGGCCGCCTCCCGGGACAATCCGCCCTAG
- a CDS encoding Tic22 family protein, with the protein MKRRVQGWAAAILVSSIVWSGEVLALTQAQIIEKLKPVVLFTVATADGKPLLSLPPDGSKGPLVAGVYFSPQDAEAFVAAFKKKDAARGGQLRVQPVSLGNLYRLRLESRGTEEEVTLAFFANRTEVEWALSLLQAAGRKPEDLQGAPLFAATVNAGKKQYLTLQQNNRTVVPVYFTKQEMTAFIDRYRRQQANANVPVTVEVLDLEGILEALQEPTDSQTKKVMLVTPKAALDYARTQSGSPIPTVQPPKSPPAEGLAPTPDPH; encoded by the coding sequence ATGAAGCGCCGGGTGCAGGGATGGGCAGCGGCCATCCTGGTCAGTTCAATCGTCTGGAGTGGTGAGGTCCTAGCACTCACCCAGGCGCAGATTATCGAAAAGCTTAAGCCGGTAGTGCTCTTTACCGTCGCCACCGCCGACGGCAAACCGCTGTTGTCGCTGCCGCCGGACGGCTCCAAAGGGCCGCTGGTGGCCGGGGTCTATTTCTCCCCTCAGGACGCCGAGGCGTTCGTCGCCGCGTTCAAGAAAAAAGACGCCGCCCGCGGCGGCCAGTTGCGCGTGCAGCCGGTTTCGCTTGGCAACCTCTACCGGCTGCGCCTCGAAAGCCGCGGCACCGAGGAGGAAGTCACCCTCGCCTTCTTCGCAAACCGCACCGAAGTCGAGTGGGCACTGTCGCTATTGCAAGCCGCCGGGCGCAAACCCGAAGATTTGCAGGGGGCACCGCTGTTTGCCGCCACGGTCAATGCCGGCAAGAAACAGTACCTGACCCTCCAGCAGAACAACCGCACCGTCGTGCCGGTGTACTTCACCAAGCAGGAGATGACGGCCTTTATCGACCGCTACCGCCGCCAGCAAGCCAATGCAAACGTACCCGTAACCGTGGAAGTGCTCGATCTCGAAGGAATTCTAGAAGCATTGCAAGAACCCACCGATTCCCAGACCAAAAAGGTGATGCTCGTCACTCCCAAAGCTGCCCTCGACTACGCCCGCACCCAATCCGGCAGCCCAATTCCAACAGTGCAACCGCCCAAGTCCCCTCCCGCCGAGGGTCTTGCCCCGACCCCGGACCCGCACTAG
- a CDS encoding AlkA N-terminal domain-containing protein — MDIDHLACYRAVLARDERFDGRFYTAVKTTGIYCRPVCPTPPPKAHNCMFFASAAAAQAAGFRPCIRCRPELAPGHAGWSGTHETLRRAISLMAEGAPETENLPDIAAAVGVGERQLRRIFREQTGASAIEFKTVHRILFAKALIVDTDLAMAEIAFASGFGSIRRFNAAFQQMYGRPPHTLRKQGCIAGGCGIVLRLGYRKPFNWSAFLAFLAPRAIRGVEAVTGETYRRSLRAADGAALVTVTDDPQAGVLVARVQSDRVAALSAVAARLRRFFDLDADPAAIAAVLGADPLLAPLLETVPGRRIPGTMDSFELAVRAIVGQQVSVTGARTIVGRIAERWGEPLDLHLGALPPDGPLLLFPQVQALVNAPLEDVGVMPARARAIRALAAALVEDPELLNPAPPPARTVARLLQLPGIGPWTAQYVAIRALGDPDAFPAGDLGLLKATSSGRPHLTPRALELRSQAWRPWRAYAAIHLWASQAATTDKHEGEGEGSCHRRNPSTALYKSGTSQHRSEPYGVRSTATVPSFTSTS, encoded by the coding sequence ATGGATATCGACCACCTGGCCTGCTACCGGGCCGTTCTGGCGCGGGATGAGCGCTTCGACGGCCGCTTCTATACGGCGGTGAAGACGACCGGCATCTACTGCCGACCCGTCTGCCCGACGCCGCCTCCCAAGGCGCACAACTGTATGTTCTTCGCGAGCGCGGCGGCTGCACAGGCGGCCGGATTTCGGCCCTGTATCCGCTGTCGGCCGGAACTTGCCCCAGGCCATGCAGGCTGGAGCGGCACGCACGAAACCCTGCGCCGAGCAATTTCGCTGATGGCCGAGGGAGCCCCCGAAACCGAAAACCTCCCGGACATCGCCGCTGCCGTCGGTGTCGGCGAGCGACAACTGCGGCGCATTTTTCGCGAGCAAACGGGCGCCTCGGCGATCGAGTTTAAGACCGTACACCGCATCCTCTTTGCAAAAGCCCTGATCGTCGATACAGATCTGGCCATGGCGGAGATCGCTTTCGCTTCCGGTTTCGGCAGCATCCGTCGATTCAATGCGGCTTTCCAGCAAATGTATGGTCGTCCGCCCCACACCCTGCGCAAGCAAGGATGCATTGCCGGTGGCTGCGGCATTGTCCTGCGCCTGGGTTATCGCAAGCCGTTCAACTGGTCGGCGTTTCTCGCTTTTCTGGCCCCCAGGGCGATCCGCGGGGTCGAAGCGGTAACCGGTGAAACCTATCGGCGCAGCCTGCGGGCGGCGGACGGTGCGGCCCTCGTGACCGTTACCGATGATCCGCAGGCCGGGGTGCTGGTTGCGCGTGTACAGAGCGACCGGGTCGCAGCACTTTCGGCCGTTGCCGCCCGACTGCGGCGCTTTTTCGACCTCGACGCCGATCCGGCCGCAATCGCGGCTGTCCTGGGTGCCGACCCACTTCTCGCTCCGTTGCTCGAAACCGTGCCAGGCCGACGGATACCGGGGACCATGGACAGCTTCGAGCTGGCGGTACGCGCCATCGTCGGGCAACAGGTGAGCGTCACGGGCGCCCGCACCATTGTGGGCCGTATCGCCGAGCGCTGGGGTGAGCCGCTCGACCTGCACCTGGGCGCGTTGCCGCCGGATGGGCCATTGCTGTTGTTTCCACAGGTGCAAGCCCTGGTGAACGCTCCTTTGGAAGATGTCGGCGTCATGCCCGCCCGCGCCCGGGCGATCCGTGCACTTGCAGCGGCGCTGGTAGAAGATCCAGAACTGTTAAATCCGGCGCCTCCCCCGGCACGGACGGTCGCAAGGCTCCTGCAACTGCCGGGCATCGGACCCTGGACGGCTCAGTACGTGGCCATCAGGGCCTTGGGAGATCCCGACGCCTTTCCGGCAGGCGACCTTGGCCTGCTCAAAGCCACCTCGTCAGGCAGGCCACACCTCACCCCGCGCGCGCTGGAACTGCGCTCCCAGGCTTGGCGGCCGTGGCGGGCCTACGCCGCAATCCACCTCTGGGCATCCCAAGCGGCCACAACCGACAAGCACGAAGGGGAAGGAGAAGGGTCATGTCACAGACGCAATCCATCGACAGCACTCTACAAGTCGGGAACATCCCAACACCGCTCGGAACCTTACGGTGTAAGGTCAACAGCGACGGTGCCCTCGTTCACCTCGACTTCATAG
- a CDS encoding TolC family protein encodes MHYRLYLSGIALLWAGMNALPANAQGVLPAGGPLGLRQALSQAELRNPQLVVAQRNLGIGLAGITAAGAAPNPQLTVYWGFGTVYTEDGSPQTVGLSQKLETAGKRPARLALADAQYRLALLQYNATRFEIRSQVRKAYAQFAAAQAGGRALEVQERLAQRLLEVARKRSAAGESPKTDALQTQLEVNRLKTQQTEALGRVEQAQIALSGLLGRDPEETLDIDDLGLFELSLEKTALVPLPGAPVPLVATFLERAYRARLDLQAAEQQREVARRQLALARAQRVPDVNVATGYLFTTRTNSDPQAQGVYVGVGIDLPVFYNNQGEVKLAELAGEQSSLQIDALKLQIAVEVRTAYRALLNARESLRRHRNQLLPAAQDVVQLTQLSYELGKRDLGEVVLAQQAAQAVLESYLEAVVAYQGAWADLEKAVGEPLDV; translated from the coding sequence ATGCATTACCGTCTGTATTTGAGCGGCATCGCTTTGCTGTGGGCCGGGATGAACGCCCTGCCCGCCAATGCCCAGGGCGTCCTGCCCGCAGGCGGACCCCTTGGGCTCAGACAGGCGCTCAGCCAGGCAGAACTGCGCAACCCGCAGCTGGTGGTTGCCCAGCGCAACCTGGGCATTGGGCTAGCCGGGATCACCGCCGCCGGGGCTGCTCCGAACCCGCAACTGACCGTCTACTGGGGGTTCGGCACGGTCTACACCGAGGACGGCAGCCCCCAGACAGTGGGGCTTTCTCAGAAACTGGAGACGGCAGGCAAGCGGCCGGCCCGCCTTGCCCTGGCCGACGCCCAGTACCGCCTCGCCCTTTTACAGTACAACGCCACACGCTTTGAAATCCGCTCGCAGGTGCGCAAAGCCTACGCCCAGTTCGCCGCGGCCCAGGCCGGCGGCCGCGCCCTCGAAGTGCAGGAGCGCCTCGCCCAAAGGCTGCTCGAAGTAGCCCGCAAGCGCAGCGCAGCGGGCGAATCGCCCAAAACCGACGCCCTGCAGACCCAACTGGAGGTCAACCGGCTCAAAACCCAACAGACCGAAGCCCTCGGCCGCGTCGAGCAGGCGCAGATCGCCCTGAGTGGTCTGTTGGGACGCGATCCGGAAGAAACCCTCGATATCGACGATCTGGGTCTATTTGAGCTGTCGCTCGAAAAAACTGCCCTGGTTCCTTTGCCGGGCGCCCCCGTGCCGCTGGTGGCCACCTTCCTGGAGCGGGCTTACCGCGCCCGCTTAGATCTGCAGGCGGCCGAGCAGCAGCGGGAGGTGGCCCGCCGCCAGCTGGCTCTGGCCCGCGCCCAGCGCGTCCCGGATGTGAATGTGGCGACTGGGTATCTGTTTACCACGCGCACCAACAGCGACCCCCAGGCCCAGGGGGTCTACGTGGGCGTGGGGATCGATCTGCCGGTCTTCTACAACAACCAGGGCGAAGTGAAACTGGCGGAACTGGCCGGCGAGCAAAGCAGCCTGCAGATCGATGCTCTGAAGCTGCAGATTGCCGTGGAAGTGCGCACGGCCTACCGGGCGCTGCTCAACGCCCGCGAGAGCCTGCGCCGCCACCGCAACCAGCTGTTGCCCGCCGCCCAGGACGTGGTACAGCTGACCCAACTGAGTTACGAACTGGGCAAGCGCGACCTGGGCGAGGTGGTCCTCGCCCAGCAGGCGGCCCAGGCGGTGCTCGAAAGCTATCTCGAAGCAGTGGTGGCCTACCAGGGCGCCTGGGCGGATCTCGAAAAAGCGGTGGGCGAACCGCTCGATGTCTAG
- a CDS encoding polymorphic toxin-type HINT domain-containing protein, whose product MELRQTDRQGERDTLTVPGEHPFFLQNKGWTAAERLEPGDRVQAAEGKRLRVAGLAAQEQTRKTYNLEVEGDPAPSASLATPRLGYTTCVQLFLGL is encoded by the coding sequence TTGGAGTTGCGCCAAACAGATAGGCAGGGTGAGCGCGACACGCTGACGGTGCCCGGGGAGCACCCGTTCTTTCTCCAGAACAAAGGCTGGACAGCGGCGGAACGTTTGGAGCCTGGGGATCGAGTGCAGGCGGCCGAGGGCAAGAGGCTGCGGGTGGCCGGACTGGCGGCACAGGAGCAGACACGGAAGACGTACAATCTGGAGGTCGAGGGGGACCCCGCACCTTCTGCTTCGCTGGCGACACCCAGGCTTGGGTACACAACGTGTGTCCAGTTATTTCTCGGATTGTAA
- a CDS encoding methylated-DNA--[protein]-cysteine S-methyltransferase gives MSQTQSIDSTLQVGNIPTPLGTLRCKVNSDGALVHLDFIEKNELQGVPRPLERYETVTLQPEAVAAVASQLQAYFAGERRSFDLALAPVGNAFQQTVWRQLCRIPYGVTITYGELAGRIGNPSAARAVGRANALNPIAIVVPCHRVIGSDGSLTGYAGGLARKAALLALEGTTLNLGWSP, from the coding sequence ATGTCACAGACGCAATCCATCGACAGCACTCTACAAGTCGGGAACATCCCAACACCGCTCGGAACCTTACGGTGTAAGGTCAACAGCGACGGTGCCCTCGTTCACCTCGACTTCATAGAAAAGAACGAACTGCAGGGTGTCCCGCGCCCGCTGGAGCGATACGAAACCGTGACCTTGCAACCTGAGGCGGTGGCAGCAGTCGCCTCACAGCTTCAAGCGTATTTTGCAGGGGAGCGCCGAAGCTTCGATTTGGCCCTGGCGCCGGTCGGCAATGCCTTCCAGCAAACCGTCTGGAGGCAACTGTGCCGGATTCCCTACGGGGTCACGATCACCTACGGCGAACTCGCCGGCCGCATCGGCAATCCGAGCGCGGCCCGGGCGGTCGGCCGGGCCAACGCCCTCAATCCGATTGCGATCGTTGTACCCTGCCACCGGGTGATCGGTTCGGACGGCAGCCTGACGGGCTACGCGGGCGGCCTGGCGCGCAAGGCCGCCCTGCTGGCGCTCGAAGGGACAACGCTCAACCTGGGGTGGTCCCCCTGA
- the rnhA gene encoding ribonuclease HI → MFRIATDGACSGNPGPGGWAALVVGEGTYEEVFGFEPHTTNNRMEMRAVIEGLTRVPADAKVKVLTDSQYVIKGMSEWLPGWKRRGWITSTGKPVENRDLWEALERAVGGRVLWEHVRGHTGHPENERANTLAQTAARGGAPAVGARTVPTNGTTYLSLVDGHLSRSTGWSACQALVQGVSGARYKKCRNRAEELDTISAWGLPPESLVQLEG, encoded by the coding sequence ATGTTTCGGATAGCGACCGACGGGGCCTGCAGCGGCAATCCCGGTCCGGGGGGATGGGCGGCCCTGGTCGTGGGGGAGGGCACCTACGAAGAAGTGTTCGGTTTCGAGCCGCACACCACCAATAACCGCATGGAGATGCGCGCCGTCATCGAAGGTTTGACGCGCGTACCCGCGGACGCCAAGGTGAAAGTGCTCACCGACAGCCAGTACGTGATCAAAGGGATGAGCGAGTGGCTGCCCGGCTGGAAGCGGCGCGGCTGGATCACTTCCACCGGCAAACCCGTCGAGAACCGGGATCTGTGGGAAGCGCTGGAGCGGGCGGTAGGGGGGCGCGTGCTCTGGGAGCATGTGCGCGGCCACACCGGCCACCCCGAGAATGAGCGGGCCAACACGCTCGCCCAGACGGCAGCCCGCGGCGGTGCTCCGGCCGTTGGCGCCCGGACTGTGCCCACCAATGGAACGACCTATCTGAGTCTGGTGGACGGGCACCTCAGCCGCTCGACCGGCTGGAGCGCCTGCCAGGCGCTGGTGCAGGGCGTATCCGGGGCGCGATACAAAAAATGCCGCAACCGGGCGGAGGAATTGGACACGATTTCTGCCTGGGGACTGCCTCCCGAGTCGCTTGTGCAGCTGGAAGGTTAA
- a CDS encoding iron uptake porin: protein MPTGATARWWVWLWLLCLSWWCRPAHPQAWPESELHAPNAVWSLADVPPGAWSRTKLTQIAQRLDLAQPPRFEGDRPLNRLEFADWLQRILVGLEARIASEGAALPEPADLAVLERLRAEFQDELGGAADRLGSLETRLGAIEANLLSPVTKMDGSVVMGISGGVGCPGCTIFSGTAEETYPSAAALGDALGAVSIPIRAANTTFVSRTTLNLRTTFTGQDELRLRMRGVTGQDISAALAGIASGIGVLIFSGGPDNTSFDGSTVGININGTSSFTIDEIRYIFPLFSQNFRVFFGPRLEISEYLDANSFANNEELDFTGGLTTNSPLLTFVFFGPGLGFDWDISETFSLRGIYLSTNAGAATGDARRDVNPFGAPYGGYGAGGLFGGESSLLGEFEVRPGPAASVKLQFGQLNEQGGIVDTLTLPETIQNTVTQSLGVNFEWSIIPAFAIFGRYGWGTTAVYPVASIDEQFTAISLNTWQLGFTLPNLGGDGNALGFTVAQPLRVFSGSAVGLVGPGLTSSLVPSGTERDYVVYYRHMLTDRLSLTPILQFIEQPVNSSRSNGLAVGILRAVFSF, encoded by the coding sequence GTGCCGACCGGTGCGACAGCCCGATGGTGGGTTTGGTTGTGGCTGTTGTGCCTGTCCTGGTGGTGCCGGCCGGCCCACCCCCAGGCTTGGCCGGAGAGCGAACTGCACGCTCCCAATGCCGTCTGGTCCCTGGCGGATGTGCCCCCCGGCGCCTGGAGCCGCACAAAACTGACCCAAATCGCCCAGCGGCTCGACCTGGCGCAGCCGCCGCGCTTCGAAGGCGACCGCCCCCTCAACCGGCTCGAATTTGCCGACTGGTTGCAGCGGATCCTGGTGGGGCTCGAAGCGCGTATCGCCTCCGAGGGCGCGGCACTCCCCGAGCCTGCCGATCTGGCGGTCCTTGAGCGCCTGCGCGCGGAATTTCAAGACGAACTGGGGGGAGCCGCCGATCGCCTGGGAAGCCTCGAAACGCGCCTCGGTGCAATCGAAGCCAATCTCTTGAGCCCCGTCACCAAAATGGACGGCTCGGTGGTGATGGGCATCTCCGGCGGCGTCGGTTGTCCCGGCTGTACGATTTTCTCGGGGACCGCCGAGGAAACTTACCCCTCCGCCGCCGCCCTGGGGGATGCGCTCGGCGCGGTGAGCATTCCTATCCGGGCGGCCAACACCACTTTCGTTTCGCGCACCACCCTCAACCTGCGCACCACCTTCACCGGCCAGGACGAACTGCGGCTGCGGATGCGGGGGGTTACCGGCCAGGACATCAGCGCCGCGCTCGCAGGGATCGCGAGCGGCATCGGCGTGCTCATCTTCAGCGGCGGCCCCGACAATACTTCCTTCGACGGCTCGACGGTGGGCATCAACATCAACGGCACCTCCAGCTTCACCATCGACGAAATTCGCTATATCTTCCCGCTCTTTAGCCAGAACTTCCGGGTCTTCTTCGGCCCGCGCCTGGAGATTTCCGAATACCTCGATGCCAACAGCTTCGCCAACAACGAAGAACTCGACTTCACCGGCGGACTGACCACCAACAGCCCGCTGTTGACTTTTGTCTTTTTCGGGCCTGGTCTGGGTTTCGATTGGGACATCTCCGAGACGTTCAGTCTGCGGGGCATCTATCTATCCACCAACGCCGGGGCGGCCACCGGCGACGCCCGCCGCGACGTGAACCCCTTTGGAGCCCCCTACGGCGGGTACGGTGCGGGCGGGTTATTCGGCGGTGAATCGTCGCTGTTGGGCGAGTTCGAGGTGCGCCCCGGCCCTGCCGCCTCGGTGAAATTGCAGTTCGGACAACTCAACGAGCAAGGCGGCATCGTCGATACCCTGACGCTGCCCGAGACCATCCAGAACACCGTCACCCAGTCGCTGGGGGTGAACTTCGAATGGTCGATCATCCCGGCTTTCGCGATTTTCGGCCGCTACGGCTGGGGGACCACCGCGGTCTATCCGGTGGCCAGCATCGACGAGCAGTTCACGGCGATCAGCCTCAACACCTGGCAGTTGGGCTTTACCCTGCCCAATCTCGGAGGCGACGGCAACGCCCTCGGCTTCACCGTTGCCCAGCCGCTGCGCGTCTTTTCGGGCAGTGCCGTTGGTCTGGTGGGACCGGGGCTGACCAGTTCGCTGGTGCCGAGCGGCACCGAGCGCGACTACGTGGTCTACTACCGCCACATGCTCACCGACCGGCTCAGCCTCACACCGATACTGCAATTTATCGAGCAGCCGGTCAATTCCAGCCGCAGTAACGGCCTGGCGGTCGGTATCCTGCGGGCGGTCTTCAGTTTTTGA